From Candidatus Poribacteria bacterium:
TGTGGTGAGGTGCCGTGTGATTTGAGAGGTAGTAAAACGGGATTCTCCCTTCGCTAGTGCCATCGGAAGAACGAGTTGGTCTGCAAGGTGCGGCTCACTTGCTGCGTCTGATTTCAGATAATCTGCCAACACTTGGCAGGCCTCATCGGCAACGCGCTCCGCACGTTTACCGCGCGCCCCG
This genomic window contains:
- a CDS encoding RNA 3'-phosphate cyclase encodes the protein SNHPEHIINRHYNQVEKRLARFDSPVNIERVKGESIGQGTLVFLKADFENLQAGFSSIGARGKRAERVADEACQVLADYLKSDAASEPHLADQLVLPMALAKGESRFTTSQITRHLTT